Proteins encoded in a region of the Cytobacillus pseudoceanisediminis genome:
- a CDS encoding tripeptidase T, whose translation MINEERLLNEFLELVQIDSETKYEAQIAKVLKKKFRDLGVEVYEDDTTAQTGHGAGNLICTLQGTKEGTDIIYFTSHMDTVVPGKGIKPSIKDGYVVTDGTTILGADDKAGLAVMLEVVKVLKEQNIAHGTIQFIITVGEESGLVGAKVLDPSLVKAKFGYALDSDGKVGNIIVAAPTQAKVKAAILGKTAHAGVAPEKGISAITMAAKAISRMPLGRIDEETTANIGRFEGGQQTNIVCDHVDILAEARSLIPEKMEQQVAKMKEAFESAAEEMGGKAEVDVQVMYPGFKFGEGDHVVEVARKAAEKIGRSSELLHSGGGSDANVIAGLGIPTVNLAVGYEEIHTTNERMPIEELNKLAEMVIAIIEEV comes from the coding sequence ATGATTAATGAGGAACGGTTATTAAACGAATTTCTGGAACTGGTGCAAATTGATTCTGAAACAAAGTATGAAGCTCAAATTGCAAAAGTGCTGAAGAAAAAATTCAGGGATCTTGGGGTTGAGGTATATGAAGACGATACAACTGCACAGACCGGACACGGTGCAGGCAACCTCATCTGCACTCTTCAGGGAACCAAAGAAGGAACAGATATAATCTATTTCACTTCCCACATGGATACGGTTGTTCCTGGAAAAGGTATTAAACCTTCCATCAAGGACGGCTATGTTGTAACCGATGGAACAACGATCCTGGGTGCCGACGACAAAGCAGGACTTGCCGTTATGCTTGAAGTTGTTAAAGTCCTGAAAGAGCAGAATATTGCTCATGGAACTATCCAGTTCATTATCACAGTTGGGGAAGAATCCGGACTGGTCGGAGCGAAGGTACTCGACCCTTCACTTGTTAAAGCGAAGTTTGGCTACGCACTGGACAGTGACGGCAAAGTCGGAAATATTATCGTTGCCGCCCCGACACAAGCGAAAGTTAAGGCTGCTATTCTAGGGAAAACAGCACATGCCGGTGTAGCCCCTGAGAAAGGCATTTCGGCTATCACTATGGCAGCGAAAGCGATCTCAAGAATGCCTCTGGGCCGCATTGATGAAGAAACAACGGCTAACATTGGCCGTTTTGAAGGCGGACAGCAGACGAATATCGTGTGTGACCATGTTGATATTTTAGCAGAAGCACGTTCATTAATTCCTGAAAAGATGGAACAGCAGGTTGCTAAAATGAAAGAAGCTTTTGAAAGTGCTGCTGAAGAAATGGGGGGCAAAGCTGAAGTGGATGTTCAGGTTATGTACCCTGGCTTTAAATTTGGCGAAGGCGACCATGTCGTTGAAGTGGCCCGAAAAGCGGCTGAAAAGATTGGCCGAAGCTCCGAGCTTCTTCACAGTGGCGGCGGAAGTGATGCGAACGTTATTGCCGGTTTAGGCATACCAACAGTCAACCTTGCTGTTGGCTACGAAGAAATTCATACAACCAATGAGCGCATGCCTATTGAAGAATTAAATAAACTGGCTGAAATGGTCATTGCCATTATCGAAGAAGTCTAA
- a CDS encoding chemotaxis protein CheW, with product MTENNKAVVFRAGNEEYATPIPFVISIEKMEGITPIPHLPSYVRGIVKVRGELIPVVDFEEILYSRALSDSGSARMIVLQTEELSFAVLVTEAKEILDIPADCLKQPGLIAYQKTNYFTGVANIDHRLITIIDPANLVESLEGIREIKEYMKTQKTTA from the coding sequence ATGACTGAAAATAATAAAGCTGTCGTTTTCCGGGCAGGAAATGAGGAATATGCCACACCCATTCCCTTTGTTATATCCATTGAGAAAATGGAAGGCATAACACCGATCCCTCATTTGCCCAGTTATGTAAGAGGAATTGTCAAAGTCAGAGGAGAGCTAATTCCTGTTGTTGATTTTGAAGAAATTCTTTACAGCCGGGCACTGTCCGATAGCGGTTCGGCAAGGATGATCGTGCTGCAGACAGAAGAGCTATCATTTGCAGTGCTGGTGACTGAAGCCAAGGAAATTTTAGATATTCCAGCAGACTGCCTGAAACAGCCAGGTTTGATTGCCTATCAAAAAACCAATTATTTTACAGGGGTAGCCAATATCGATCATAGGCTGATTACTATAATCGACCCTGCAAATCTGGTGGAATCTCTGGAAGGAATAAGGGAAATAAAAGAGTATATGAAAACACAGAAAACAACAGCATAG
- a CDS encoding DNA polymerase IV — protein MKQMYPKNGRVILHVDMNSFYASVEMAYDPTLKGKPLAIAGNPEERRGIIVTCSYEARSFGVKTTMPLWEAKKLCPQLIIMKPNFERYRAASMGMFDILHEYSTLVEPVSIDEGYVDITDSYEFGSPIEIAETIQKQIFQQLDLPCSIGVAPNKFLAKMASDMKKPMGITVLRKRDVPHILWPMQVEEMHGVGKKTGEKLRNLNIATIGELAKADEIVLKAALGINGPRLKQKANGQDLRKVDPESASEFKSVGNSTTLPRDVSNQRELLQVFEKLSSQVSSRLKRKKVMAVSLGITIRYKDRKTITRSRKLKNPIQQDEEIYRMAKELFIKHWNGNAVRLLGITGTDLVEPDQAVKQLDLFSFEKDAKKEPLFQTMDLLRKKYGAKIIDNAGALSEMKLPRPKIGTDTSFNKDFLQSRPGKGSKKDDIS, from the coding sequence ATGAAGCAAATGTATCCGAAAAACGGGAGAGTTATCCTCCATGTTGATATGAATAGTTTTTATGCTTCGGTTGAGATGGCTTATGATCCCACATTAAAGGGCAAGCCTTTAGCGATCGCAGGCAATCCGGAGGAGAGGCGCGGAATAATCGTGACTTGCAGCTATGAGGCAAGGAGCTTCGGGGTAAAAACCACCATGCCTCTGTGGGAGGCTAAAAAGCTCTGTCCCCAGCTGATTATTATGAAGCCAAATTTTGAGAGATATCGTGCAGCTTCTATGGGAATGTTTGATATATTGCACGAATATTCCACTCTTGTTGAACCTGTATCCATTGATGAAGGATATGTGGACATTACAGACAGCTATGAGTTTGGGAGCCCAATAGAAATTGCTGAGACGATACAGAAGCAGATTTTCCAGCAGCTCGATTTGCCCTGCAGCATCGGTGTTGCTCCCAACAAATTTCTAGCCAAGATGGCTTCTGACATGAAAAAACCAATGGGGATTACAGTTCTTAGAAAAAGAGATGTACCCCATATTTTATGGCCGATGCAAGTGGAAGAAATGCACGGAGTCGGCAAGAAGACCGGGGAAAAGCTGAGAAATCTGAACATCGCCACAATCGGTGAATTGGCAAAAGCGGATGAAATTGTATTAAAAGCAGCCCTGGGGATCAATGGCCCGAGACTGAAACAAAAAGCCAATGGCCAAGATCTTAGGAAAGTTGATCCGGAATCGGCATCCGAATTTAAAAGTGTAGGAAATTCCACCACACTGCCAAGGGATGTTTCGAATCAAAGAGAGCTGCTTCAAGTATTTGAAAAATTGTCTTCACAGGTTTCTTCCAGACTGAAAAGAAAAAAGGTAATGGCGGTTTCTCTGGGGATTACCATTAGGTATAAGGATAGAAAGACCATTACCAGAAGCCGCAAACTGAAGAATCCTATTCAGCAGGATGAAGAAATTTATCGAATGGCAAAGGAGCTTTTTATAAAACATTGGAATGGAAACGCTGTACGGCTGCTGGGCATTACAGGAACAGACCTTGTCGAACCCGATCAGGCAGTTAAACAGCTGGATTTATTCAGTTTTGAAAAAGATGCTAAAAAAGAGCCGTTATTTCAGACAATGGACCTTTTGCGAAAGAAATATGGGGCTAAAATAATTGACAATGCAGGTGCACTTTCGGAAATGAAATTGCCCCGCCCCAAAATCGGCACTGATACCAGCTTTAATAAAGACTTTTTGCAGAGTAGGCCAGGGAAGGGCAGTAAAAAAGATGATATTTCATGA